ATCGCTGTGAGCTAGCCGATTTATGTCCATCAGCAAATTATCAAAACCCATAAAGTTACGCCCCGCAGGGGCGTAACTTTATGGGTTTTGGTTTGTAATTATTTATGTCTAGCTACTCAAAGTAAAAACTTGGCAAAGCCAAGTTTTTACTAGTGGTTGTGAAGTTTTCTAAAGATCCGCCCCCATTATGCAGAGACATCCGCGCTTATTCCCTAAAATGAAGACAAAATTCTCCCTGCAATCTTTAACTTAATAAAGACTTATGACAGATTTTGTAAAACCCTTCAAAAACGATCCCCAACTAGGGAATTTGTCTACACCCGTTAGCGATTCTGCGATCGTTAAGGCTTTTATCGGCAACCTTCCTGCTTACCGTGCAGGCTTGTCTCCTAGCCGTCGTGGTCTAGAAATCGGCATGGCTCATGGCTACTTCATTTACGGGCCCTTTGCATTACTAGGACCTCTGAGAAATACAGAATTAGCTAGCCTTGCTGGTCTTTTGGCAACGCTCGCATCTGTTGTGCTTTTGACCGTTGGCTTGTCCTTATATGGTCAAACTGTAACTAAGTTGCAATCTAGCTCTGCCTTAGAAGCCCCTGCTGAATTGGGTACACCTGCTGGTTGGAGCGAATTTGCTAGTAGCTTCTTGCTTGGTGGTGCTGGTGGTGCTGCATTTGCATACTTCCTCAACTACCTAGAGCCAATGCAAAAATTCCTTGGTTTGCTTTGGAATTAGATTTGCTTTTGGTGTTGTTAGCTTCAGCTCCAAATCATATTAATTTAATCTAAATCAGATCCTCAAAAATTTATATCTTAATTCAAGGAAACCCACGACCATGACTGGATACTACGCACATTACTACGTCTCTTTCATCTTCGTACCACTCATTGGTGTAATCCTCCCGATCGCCACCATGGGATTACTTCTCAACTATATTGAGAACTAATTTACAAAATTGGAAACTAGGCTCTTTGTAGTCTTAATTTTCAATATCTTTAAACTTGCTCTTCGTATTTTTTATCACATTCTCAAAAACAGGAAAGGCGATCTCTATATTATAGCGATCGCCTTTCCTGCTTTTATAGCTGTCGCCATTCTTGTTAGGACATAAAACCCAAATAGTGTGAGGCGGCGCGAAGCGCCGCCTCACACTATTTGGGTTTTGATTTGTCCTGATACAGATGGCTATAGCTATACCAGACGCTAAGATAAAGACATTATCTTTAGTTTTATTTCTATGCAATTTTTAAAACCGTCTTCATTTTTGCGCTTAGCGATCGCGCTAGTACTTGCGATCGCCTGTTTACTGACATCGCCTATCAAGACCCAAGCGGAAACACTCTCATTTAGCCACGCCCAGCTAAAAAAC
This genomic stretch from Pseudanabaena galeata CCNP1313 harbors:
- a CDS encoding photosystem I reaction center subunit VIII — encoded protein: MTGYYAHYYVSFIFVPLIGVILPIATMGLLLNYIEN
- a CDS encoding photosystem I reaction center subunit XI, which gives rise to MTDFVKPFKNDPQLGNLSTPVSDSAIVKAFIGNLPAYRAGLSPSRRGLEIGMAHGYFIYGPFALLGPLRNTELASLAGLLATLASVVLLTVGLSLYGQTVTKLQSSSALEAPAELGTPAGWSEFASSFLLGGAGGAAFAYFLNYLEPMQKFLGLLWN